GATCACTTTCCACTATGGACCTTTCCAGGGAGCAGTCAGGTAAACTACCAGtgctttcatttgcttcttCCCCACACTGCTAGCAGGATAACACCCTTTCTTACACgtctgtttgttgtttgtttgcaggGGATGTTGGATGGATGTATGGGAGCTCATGTCCCAGGAGTGCAGGGATGAAGTAGTTTTAATTGATTCTAGCTGCCTCTTAGAAACATTAGAAACGTATCTACGAAAACACAGGTATGTTACAAGAACAAAGGCACCTTGAGACATACATGCTGCATTTTCTTGTTAATCAAAATAGATGTATAGTCTACACAGTGTCCAAAAGTTGAGAATTCTTCTGATAACATTCTGATGCCATTCTAAAACTAAGATCTCCACTTCGTGGTGGTAGAGGACCTTGCCAGATTGCATTTTAAGTTACAGTTTACAGCATGTTTTGAAATGGCAtattctttgtatctgttcaCATTTTAATACACGTTACATGAATCTTATTTGCAAGTTTAAATCTTGTGGCAAGGATGAGTCTTCTAGCAGCAGCTTCAGTATGCACTGATACACAAACATCAGGATTTTGGTTGGTTCATGGctttttggggttgttttttttcttttttgagagtGGATGTAAACTGCTGAGCAATGGTAAGAACTGTAATTTCAGGTAACTCTACCCCCTTTCTTGTGGTACTTAAAGGATTTTAATGGATGTCTTTAGAACTCTGTTTTTGAGGGAATCTTGGAGTATTTTCATTCTAAACTAATACAGTATAACAGTAATTCTATGTAATAACAGGAAATAATAGTAGTGTTAAAGCAATGCACTTTTATTAATGCAGAAAGTTGAAATGGATGGCTTCTATCCCggaaatttttctttctgccgGAGCTTGTAggggtgtggggctgtgacTTCCAGCACTGCCCTTTGGAAGCAGCCTACTCCCTTTGGGGTTATGGTACCTTTGAGGGGTATATGCAGTTTCAAAGTAATGGGAACGAAGCTGACAGATGCAGGTGTCGGGCTGGTGTTGCTTATAAATCCTGTCCCTAAAACAGGTGTCTATAACAGAGCAGTGCCAGAGCTGTTATGCCCTTTTTGCAGGGAAGGAGTGGGGCTCAAAGTGACTGTTGCATGTACGTGTTGGATGGTAGCTCGAGCACTGGTTAAAGCCTTCATTTCCAGCGGTTTCAAGGTTCAGATAAAAGTCATGGGGGCACAGATGGGTGTGGGGGTGGTGGTGTGGAAATAACactttggaaacaaaataacTTTAATCTCCTGTGACATTAAACATGGTGTTGGCCACGTTCCTGATGCTAACCTACAATAAtgtgactgttttctttcctttcgCCGCAGAAACTAGCCAGTTATCATAGTTCTATCAAACACCAAAATATGTTTGACTTAGTGTTGTCAAGTGACTGGACAAACTAGGGAAGGGAAAGACACCATCCAGAGATGGCATGAAGAGCAAACTTTTCAAGCTGAAATGTGAGCAGCTTGTCTGACTTGCATTTTTAGAATAATACAGCAGACGTTTCGTAGCTTCTTGAAGATTACTTTTAAATTAGTTTTGTTGTGTTTAAATTATAACAGACTTCGTAACTGTACTATTCTCATATCAGCTACCTGAGCTGTCGTGTGTACATTGAGTACACGTTATTATAAACAAACCTTGTTTTGCTATCTGTGCAGTAATCCAGTagttcaaaatatatttaaaggtGCTTGTAGTGGAAGCTACTCTTATACAGCAGGCAGCGGAGGACTTTCCTTCTTACTTGTTATCACTCACTCAGTATACTTTAAATGACTGCTGTAGAGTAACTTGGAGCGTCTTACTCTTCCTACCTTGTACTAACAGTTCAGTTTGCTCGCTATCAGATTTCTGATCCCTGATTGTGCATGGAACTGCATATTCATGTAGGAATTCCTTCATATTAACAGTTGGCTTGATTTATGTCTTGGAGCATAAAAGCTGATACTTAAGCTTGTAACATGATGGGTAATATAATGTGTATGGTAAACTCACGTGGCTTACACCCAAAGTCTGACTGTTTCACGTTTTCAAGTAAGATAAACCTCAGCATGACCTATTTTAAATATAGCATGCGCTATTAAAGAGCTCAGTGTGCTTTAACTTAGATGAAGCTGCTCCAAGTTTCTGCTCGAATAAGAATTcaattccattacattttgtatttcactgCAGGTTTTGCACTGACTGCAAGAATAAAGTACTTCGGGCATACAATATTCTTATTGGTGAGCTAGACTGCAGCAAAGAGAAGGGCTACTGTGCTGCACTGTATGAGGGTTTGCGTTGCTGCCCACATGAACGTCATATACATGTATGCTGTGAAACAGATTTCATCGCACACCTATTGGGTCGAGCTGAACCAGAGTTCGCAGGAGGGTATGAGTATGTAATTTGCTAGAGTGGGCTATCTAGCgctttgcttctttattttattgttgaatgtattttgcaaaagtgatttttttgcCTCCTTGCTCTACAACAAACTCCTGAATGTCAATCCTCATACTGAAGTAGACTTTAAAGATGGTGCTTCAAAGTAGTGAAGATATGTGCTTTTGATTCTAAAGTGCATTTAACTCTGAAGGCAAGACTGAAGGCAATTGCCAAACGTCTTCTACTTCATTTGGTCACTCATGAGGGCTGCCTGCTTTTCCATTGAAGTGCTCAGAACATGCGAAATAGAAAGAGAGCATTGGTTGAACGTTACGCTCAGCGCTCCGTGTTGAGTTTAATTCTGTAGCAATATTTGAACCTGTACCTTGCCTCttgaaatgcaaaattaaaaatgcagagctcagctcactGTATTTAGAACTAGATCGTAACTGTTGGATTAGGAGGGTAACTACTTCTgtaacaatttttcttttattcacaATAGATACGGTTTAATACtgaagtatattttattttgtaaggtAGATAATTTACACACTTCAATTATCTGGCATACCAATCTAGGAACTTAAAGTGTTTGCTATACATTAAGTAAAAACTTTAGGAAATGAAAGAATGGCCGTATCTCTTTGACATTAAAACTCCACTGATCCCTTCCAGTAGGAGCAGAGAGACTGAGGGAGGTTGCAGGGTGGAAGGCAGAGTGCAGCTTAACCATACTGTGCTCCAATTAGCATGTCAGGAATGTAGTTTTGAGCTGGTCCTTTCTATTTTGCATCcgcatgcagcacagcagaactcAATTAAAAGAGCTGTTCATGCAAACACAGCTTCAGTTGTACGTACAGAAAATACCTCCTTGAGTTGCTTTGATCTCTTGGTAGACTTCCAGGTACTTTAACAATACTCTGCTTTGGTTGAACTCTCCTCTAGACGAAGAGAAAGGCATGCTAAGACAATAGACATAGCCCAGGAAGAAGTTTTGACCTGCCTGGGTATTCACCTTTATGAAAGATTACACCGAATCTGGCAAAAGTTGCGAGCTGAGGAACAAACGTGGCAGATGCTTTTCTACCTGGGGGTCGATGCTTTACGCAAAAGCTTTGAGGTAAAACTCCATTCTTTATTGAACTTGTATTCCATTGCTACGCTGCCTGCGCCTGTTTTCACTGATCGTATGTTTGTGCTTTGTACTAaggctgggctgggaggagcTGCCGGGCAGTGTGTTTCACACCCCGTCACGTGCTGTGTTCTGAGAGGTGTCTGCACCTCAAAAATGAGGCTGCCTGGAAAATCAGTTGGATTTTTCACTGGTTCCTCTAggcagaaagctgcaggagtGCTGGAGCAGTAGTTGTAAtgtggttttctgtcctgctgtgtTAAATAATCAGAGTTTCTACCATGTAAACACAGATCCAAAAAATGCGTTTGAGTCTCTGGCTTCTCACTGAAAAATGAGACCGTGAGCCATGAGAATCAACGCAGTgctcctcccacctcccttctgTACCTCTTCTCTGTCGGTTGGAATCCATTGCCTAAATCTGGCACTTTTCTTCTACAGTCAGTATTGCCGCTTTGACGTTATCATTGAAGGTGCTTGCCAGCTGTTTTCCCCCTTCTTTATAAATGTAAAAGCTTGAGTTGTTAACCTCTATAAACAGATCTAACCTCTCGTATACAGATGGCTGTGGAAAAAGTGCAGGGGATCAGTCGGTTGGAACAGCTCTGTGAAGAGTTCTCAGAAGAGGAAAGAGTGCGGGAACTTAAACAGGAGAAGAAGCGCCAAAAACGAAAGAACAGAcggaaaaataaatgtgtgtgtgagaTCCCCAcccctctgcaggcagcagaagagaaggaaataaatcaagCAAAGGTAAACACCAACAGCTGTGGCTTTCTGCTGGTGTTAAAGAACTGGATTTCTGCCTTGGTGCTTCATTCATCAGCTGACTGTTCCGTTCTGACCTCTCTTCTGGAGAGGCTTTTTGGAACCTCATTTTTGGGAACAAGTTCCTGGTGGCTGCTGGGATTGATCACTGCTCAGATTAGCACAGCCTTCTTGTAAAGCGGTTACTTTGGGGTTTTAACGTTTGGGGTTTAGTTAATTTTAAATCTGGGAGGTCAGCTTATGATGGAGCATTTTTCAACCATCGTTTCTTAAAGTTATCACTTCAAATAAGGGATTTCAAATGCTGCTTGCAGACAATTGCTATTAAATTTTTGGGAAAGGAAGGGTGAAGTGCAATTGTTGCTGGAAATCTCTTGACCCACGGTTGGCCCAATAAAGCATCATATTCTTgtgaagggcttttttttttttcacttgcgTTCCTGAAGAATTAtaagcagtgctgtggctgttATCAgtgtcagctgctgcttcttaaGCAAAGAGCATCTTTTCTAAAAGCACTGACTGAGCTACTTGCAGTAATTGCATATATTGGTGttgtggattttgtttttttatgtatttgaagGAAAACTTGGACTTCACGGAAAACAGCTGCAAAGCCTGCGGTAGCACTGAAGAAGCTAACAATTGTGTAGAAGTCATTGTTACCAATGAAAGCACTTCTTGCACCTGTCCTAGTAGTGGTACCCTATTAGGTTCACCCAAAATAAAGAAAGGTATGTCCAACTGTGGTTATTtgccatttttaaaaacatctgtgGTTTGTGGACAAAACAGTGTTGggttacttttaaaaataactcctTTTAAATACATCTCTGTCATTAGAGGTGTGATTAAGGAATATGGAACAGCTACTGCAGATGATTGTAACTCTTTGCTTCACCTCAGGTCTATCTCCACATTGTAACGGCAGTGATTGCGGCTATTCATCTAGCATGGAGGGCAGTGAGACGGGGTCTCGAGAGGGGTCGGACGTGGCCTGCACTGAAGGCATTTGCAACCATGATGAAAATGGTAGGTTTGGGAAGAACTGAATATTGTTTCAGTGCACACAACACTTTTGTGTCTAAGAAGAATATGCTCTGTCTTCTGCAGGAGATGATTCCTGTGTCCATCGCTGCGACGACAAAGAGGAGGATGGAGATAGCTGCGTGGAGTGCTGGGCTAATTCAGAAGAAAGTAAcacaaaaggcaaaaacaaaaagaagaaaaagaaaagtaaaactttAAAGTGTGAGAATGAACATGTAAGGATCCACAAGTATTCTGGAATAGCTATTTAAATGCATGCATTTTAAAGTAGCTCCTGAGGCATCTGTAATTTCTGTTGTGACTCATGCAGGCAGTGAGGCAGTGTTGGTCTTTTGGTATTTCTCCATCCAACTTTTGGAATGGAGGTCCTTGAATCGATTGTAGTGGTAGGAATCCTTCTCTCATGCGTCCCTAAGCACGCGTGCTTTTGTGCACTCTCAGTGTATTGATGTGCCATTCTCCTCCAGGCGACAcacttaaaaatatgtatatatccTTGTCCTCTTCTTgaaagttttcctttcctctttccctccctctgaACTCTCAGTGGTTCGGTTTTAACACCTCTGTTTTTGATTTTAGATTCAGAAACTTGGAAGCTGTATGGCAGATCCAGGTAACAGAGAGACCTCAGGAAATACAACGCACACAGAGTTTCATCGTGACAAGACCAAAGACACACATGCTGAAAGCTGCTGTAGCTCAGAAAAAAGCGGGCAGCAGTTGCCTTGGTTTGAGCATATGAAAAATGTGTCACAGTTTGCAGAACCTACAGAAATGTCACTTGTTCCTGATACTGGAAAAGGTGCCAAGAGCTTAGTGGAGCTCCTCGTAAGTAACCACTTACACTGCAATTACGGGCTGTTGCATACTGCTTCCAATCGTTGTGATTGAGGGTGGGGTTTGGAACTTCACATCCCAATGAGGAACTGTTGCAGCAGATAACGTAAACAAAGCTAAAATTCATTGCTTACTCTTCCAGTGTTCACTTGGTTTGCTTTTGCGTTTTCTCTGTGAAGTGTGTAACTCAGCTTtacagaggaggaggaattgCCTGTCACTGGAATGCAAGTGGAGGGACTTGTAGTATAAGTGTTTGTTGGTAATGGTTGGATCTTTCCATAAATGAAGCATGCATTACTGTGGCCTTTGTGCTTCAAACATTGCTTCCCATCGCAGGCTCCTTGGGCATGCTTCCTTCCGTcgccctccctctccctcctccttcctcgTGCTGCACTTTTCTGTTGCTgtaattaacaacaaaaaaaacccacccacaaactcaaataaaaacaattcaCAGGACATGTGCTAACACTGAAGCTTACTTTAGTAGGTTTCATGGCTGCACAGACCGCTTCTTACCCAAAAGAGCGGAGCATCATGAACCAGGTGGTGGGATTAGCCAGCTCAGGCTTCTGTGCTGTGACTTGAAGGCAGTGCCTTTCTTCAGAGGAACTGTGAACAACGCGTGGTTGCCAGACAGGTACACTGTATAGAGGGGCCGTGCTGGAGACTTTAAACACCTGTTTTCGTTTGTAGGATGAATCCGAATGCACTTCTGATGAGGAAATCTTTATCTCACAAGATGAAATACAGTCGTTTATGGCAAACAACAAGTCTTTTTACAGCAATAGAGAACAATACCGACAGCATCTGAAGGAGAAATTTAATAAATACTGCCGCTTAAATGATCACAAGAGGCCCATTTGTAACGGTTGGTTGACAACGGCTGGAGCGAactaaatacaataaaatagcTCTGTCTTTCATTGAAATTCTCAAGATGACTACTGCGCCTTCTCTTTCAAAAACTTAATTTAGTGAATTATGGCAAAATTTTATCTTAAATtaatgtgattctttttttttcttgtttttttgggggAGGCTGGTGGAGGTGATTTCattacttctgttctttcttcagGCTTGTATCTTTAGTTGAGTAGCTGTGCAAGCCTCTCTTATAATTTAAGCCATCTCTTTTCATTAAATGTTTCTCTTACTGTGAGACTTACAAGAAGCAAACTAGTGGCAAAGTAATGTTGTACCTATAATTCTGTACAGAATGACAATGAGCTGAATATAAGATTTTACAAAGTAGACATccatttgcaaaatgttttggaTGTAATATGTTAAAGCGCAATGTgcaaaatttaaataaagaatatttattaatatgCATAGTACAAATGGGTGTACACGTTTCTGCTTTAAGTGCTGTGGCAGAGGTTTGCATTACCACTGTTCAGGGTGGATGAGAAGCTCTTAATTTGGTCCGTGCAGCTTCTTGGAGGTAAAGGTGAAGGTTGAGGTGAAGAAGCTCCCCTGGGAGAAGCACAGCTGGTTCAGTAGTGCTTGTGGGAGCGGAGTGGTGCTGAGCCTTtgcccctgtgctgctttgaggtttggtgttgtttttcattGAGCTGCCTCTGCGGGAGGGCACTGCAGCCCTTGTTGCCGAAGCCATCGTTCAGCTCTCTGATGTGCTCAAACAAAAAGGTTTCCACACAGTTTGGTGTTCCCTTAATGAAATAAGGAGCTCTGTTCTGAAGACAAAATGTGAGTGCTTTGCCATCAACTTTTCAACCCTGTCTTGTTCTTATTGCTATAGTATGTAGTGGCCTGACTCGTGTGCAGGAGGATGATGTGACAGGTGGCAAAGGTAGGGAACGTGGGAGAGGTGTGttggggggagctggggggtaTTTCTTGTGCTGCTATTCTAAACATTACAGCTGCGTTTGAGACTGAAATGGAGACGCAAATGTATTCAGCATAATGAACCTCAGCAGTTTGCACTGTACTGTTACTACTCAGTGACACGGGGCTGCTCTTTGGCTGTGTTAGAACATGGGATGTGGAAATACGCTCATGTATGGGCTTCAGTTTGTGACTTTTTTCAAAGCTGTCGGCAGCCAGGCCCGCTGTTAGCTCAGATATGCAACTAAACGTTAAGAGAGGGGGGGAAATAAGCTACTAAATAGGTAGGGTGGTTGTATCTgaatgtgctgctgctgaggtgtCGGCAACAGCGGCTGCTGACAGCTGGGAAAGCCGCTTCCTGCGGCCCGGCGGCAGCCCGGTGCGCTCTCTCTCGTTCCCCGCAGCCCGGCACGGCGGAGCGGCGTTGGTCTGTGCAGCTCCCGGCCGCCTGTCGGGCATCGCGCGGCTCACCGCACAGCCCTCTCGTGCCGCTGGTTGGGTTTTGTTCGAAAGGCCGCGCTCGCCCTTCTGGCTGCGGTATCTTTCCAGGGTTCTTTAGACTTCTTTGTAGCACCCGCATcctttgctctccttttcttttcttttggcagATCCCGAAGGGTCCCTCACCGCACAGCCCCGACGGACGGCGGAACCGCTGCGGCTGAGCCCGGACGAACTCGGTGCGTGCAGCGCGGGGCGTGGCCAAAGGGAGGGGGCGCGGCCAGCGGGCGTGAGCAGGCGGGGGGGCGCGGTCACGGCGCGGGGGCGTGgcgcgcggcgcggcgggcggcgcaTTGTgcgcggtggcggcggcggcgcggccaTGGAGCGGTGGACCGGGCGCGTGGCGTTGGTCACCGGCGCCTCGGTGGGCATCGGCGCGGCCGTGGCGCGGGCGCTGGTGCAGCACGGCATGAAGGTGGTGGGGTGCGCCCGCAGCGTGGACAAGATCGAGGTaccggggcggggccggggggttCGGCTGCGGGAGGGGCGCGGAGGTTCCTTGGGCCCGGGGGGGGGCGATCGGCGGCTCCGCTCCTTCTCCTCAGCGGCTCCGCGCGCGCTCCGGCCGTGCCGCCCCGCGAGGCCCGGCCTGTGCCGGCGGGACCGGACGGGGCGGGGGAAGCGCCCTCGGAACGGTGCCTCGGCGGGGCTGGGGGTGTGGGGGCTCCCGTTGTGGTGCGATAGGAGCGGTCCGAACGGCGGGTCCGGTTCTGTTCCGCGAGCCGCGTCTGTCCGGGCGGGCTCACCCTGCAGGGAGCGGTCTGGGCCGGGGAGCGTTCAAGGACACGCGAAGCGGCGCTCGGAGGGTTTCACGCGCTTCGTTAACGTTAAAAGACTTCGGCCCTTAACGCGTCCTTCGCTTCTCCACAGAGCATCCCGAGTGCCGACTCGCGGAGCTCACGCGCTGCCTCAGGGGGGAGGGAGACCTCCCGGGGCCGGGCGCGCTTCGGGGGCACCTGTGGGCATCGCTGTGCGGCTGCGAGAGCGAAACCGCAGCCGTTCGGATGGGGGCTGAGCGGAGCTGAGCGCGctctcctcagagctgctctgtgccgcGCTGCTGGGCGCGGAGGGCGCATCCCGTGTTGGTGCGTCCGGGGGCTGTGGAAAAGATCTGCGAAGCAAACGGGCCCCCGTGCCGCCTTCTGAGGTTTGAGAAAgcgctgcttcttttttttcttttttttctttttttttcttttttttcttttttttcttttttttcttttttttcttttttttcttttttttcttttttttcttttttctctttttttcttttttctttttttcttttttcttttttcttttttttcttttttcttttttttcttttttcttttttttcttttttcttttttttcttttttcttttttttcttt
The DNA window shown above is from Gallus gallus isolate bGalGal1 chromosome 19, bGalGal1.mat.broiler.GRCg7b, whole genome shotgun sequence and carries:
- the GGNBP2 gene encoding gametogenetin-binding protein 2 isoform X1, whose protein sequence is MARLVAVCRDGEEEFPFEKRQIPLYIDDTLTMVMEFPDNVLNLDGHQNNGAQLKQFIQRHSMLKQQDLNIAMMVTSREVLSALSQLVPCVGCRRSVERLFSQLVESGNPALEPLAVGPKGVLSVTRSCMTDAKKLYTLFYVHGSKLNDMIDAIPKSKKNKRCQLHSLDTHKPKPLGEGSSSTHSAEKLSADKKSSEDSKKEESKCRITFHYGPFQGAVRGCWMDVWELMSQECRDEVVLIDSSCLLETLETYLRKHRFCTDCKNKVLRAYNILIGELDCSKEKGYCAALYEGLRCCPHERHIHVCCETDFIAHLLGRAEPEFAGGYERRERHAKTIDIAQEEVLTCLGIHLYERLHRIWQKLRAEEQTWQMLFYLGVDALRKSFEMAVEKVQGISRLEQLCEEFSEEERVRELKQEKKRQKRKNRRKNKCVCEIPTPLQAAEEKEINQAKENLDFTENSCKACGSTEEANNCVEVIVTNESTSCTCPSSGTLLGSPKIKKGLSPHCNGSDCGYSSSMEGSETGSREGSDVACTEGICNHDENGDDSCVHRCDDKEEDGDSCVECWANSEESNTKGKNKKKKKKSKTLKCENEHIQKLGSCMADPGNRETSGNTTHTEFHRDKTKDTHAESCCSSEKSGQQLPWFEHMKNVSQFAEPTEMSLVPDTGKGAKSLVELLDESECTSDEEIFISQDEIQSFMANNKSFYSNREQYRQHLKEKFNKYCRLNDHKRPICNGWLTTAGAN
- the GGNBP2 gene encoding gametogenetin-binding protein 2 isoform X2: MARLVAVCRDGEEEFPFEKRQIPLYIDDTLTMVMEFPDNVLNLDGHQNNGAQLKQFIQRHSMLKQQDLNIAMMVTSREVLSALSQLVPCVGCRRSVERLFSQLVESGNPALEPLAVGPKGVLSVTRSCMTDAKKLYTLFYVHGSKLNDMIDAIPKSKKNKRCQLHSLDTHKPKPLGEGSSSTHSAEKLSADKKSSEDSKKEESKCRITFHYGPFQGAVRGCWMDVWELMSQECRDEVVLIDSSCLLETLETYLRKHRFCTDCKNKVLRAYNILIGELDCSKEKGYCAALYEGLRCCPHERHIHVCCETDFIAHLLGRAEPEFAGGRRERHAKTIDIAQEEVLTCLGIHLYERLHRIWQKLRAEEQTWQMLFYLGVDALRKSFEMAVEKVQGISRLEQLCEEFSEEERVRELKQEKKRQKRKNRRKNKCVCEIPTPLQAAEEKEINQAKENLDFTENSCKACGSTEEANNCVEVIVTNESTSCTCPSSGTLLGSPKIKKGLSPHCNGSDCGYSSSMEGSETGSREGSDVACTEGICNHDENGDDSCVHRCDDKEEDGDSCVECWANSEESNTKGKNKKKKKKSKTLKCENEHIQKLGSCMADPGNRETSGNTTHTEFHRDKTKDTHAESCCSSEKSGQQLPWFEHMKNVSQFAEPTEMSLVPDTGKGAKSLVELLDESECTSDEEIFISQDEIQSFMANNKSFYSNREQYRQHLKEKFNKYCRLNDHKRPICNGWLTTAGAN
- the GGNBP2 gene encoding gametogenetin-binding protein 2 isoform X3, which gives rise to MARLVAVCRDGEEEFPFEKRQIPLYIDDTLTMVMEFPDNVLNLDGHQNNGAQLKQFIQRHSMLKQQDLNIAMMVTSREVLSALSQLVPCVGCRRSVERLFSQLVESGNPALEPLAVGPKGVLSVTRSCMTDAKKLYTLFYVHGSKLNDMIDAIPKSKKNKRCQLHSLDTHKPKPLGGCWMDVWELMSQECRDEVVLIDSSCLLETLETYLRKHRFCTDCKNKVLRAYNILIGELDCSKEKGYCAALYEGLRCCPHERHIHVCCETDFIAHLLGRAEPEFAGGYERRERHAKTIDIAQEEVLTCLGIHLYERLHRIWQKLRAEEQTWQMLFYLGVDALRKSFEMAVEKVQGISRLEQLCEEFSEEERVRELKQEKKRQKRKNRRKNKCVCEIPTPLQAAEEKEINQAKENLDFTENSCKACGSTEEANNCVEVIVTNESTSCTCPSSGTLLGSPKIKKGLSPHCNGSDCGYSSSMEGSETGSREGSDVACTEGICNHDENGDDSCVHRCDDKEEDGDSCVECWANSEESNTKGKNKKKKKKSKTLKCENEHIQKLGSCMADPGNRETSGNTTHTEFHRDKTKDTHAESCCSSEKSGQQLPWFEHMKNVSQFAEPTEMSLVPDTGKGAKSLVELLDESECTSDEEIFISQDEIQSFMANNKSFYSNREQYRQHLKEKFNKYCRLNDHKRPICNGWLTTAGAN
- the GGNBP2 gene encoding gametogenetin-binding protein 2 isoform X4 is translated as MARLVAVCRDGEEEFPFEKRQIPLYIDDTLTMVMEFPDNVLNLDGHQNNGAQLKQFIQRHSMLKQQDLNIAMMVTSREVLSALSQLVPCVGCRRSVERLFSQLVESGNPALEPLAVGPKGVLSVTRSCMTDAKKLYTLFYVHGSKLNDMIDAIPKSKKNKRCQLHSLDTHKPKPLGGCWMDVWELMSQECRDEVVLIDSSCLLETLETYLRKHRFCTDCKNKVLRAYNILIGELDCSKEKGYCAALYEGLRCCPHERHIHVCCETDFIAHLLGRAEPEFAGGRRERHAKTIDIAQEEVLTCLGIHLYERLHRIWQKLRAEEQTWQMLFYLGVDALRKSFEMAVEKVQGISRLEQLCEEFSEEERVRELKQEKKRQKRKNRRKNKCVCEIPTPLQAAEEKEINQAKENLDFTENSCKACGSTEEANNCVEVIVTNESTSCTCPSSGTLLGSPKIKKGLSPHCNGSDCGYSSSMEGSETGSREGSDVACTEGICNHDENGDDSCVHRCDDKEEDGDSCVECWANSEESNTKGKNKKKKKKSKTLKCENEHIQKLGSCMADPGNRETSGNTTHTEFHRDKTKDTHAESCCSSEKSGQQLPWFEHMKNVSQFAEPTEMSLVPDTGKGAKSLVELLDESECTSDEEIFISQDEIQSFMANNKSFYSNREQYRQHLKEKFNKYCRLNDHKRPICNGWLTTAGAN